Genomic segment of Ewingella sp. CoE-038-23:
CATAAATTGGCGCGAGTGCTGTGGATACCGGTCGAAGGCGAGCGGCAGATCCCGCTGGCAGAGCGCCGCATTGGTGCGCCTCTCATCTGGAGTCCTTCCGAAGAGGAAGAGCAGCAACTGCGCGAAGACTGGGAAGAGCTGATGGATTTGATTGTTTTGGGCAAGGTCGAAACCATAACCGCGCGTAAAGGCGAATTCTTACAACTTCGTCCCAAAGGGGCCAATAGCAAAGCCCTGACGGAAGCCATTGGTGAGTTTGGGCAGCCGATCATGACCCTGCCCCGTGGCTTTTACTTGAAGAAAAGCTTTACCGGCCCTCTGCTGGCTCGACATTTCCTGCTTTAAATCAGCCTTATTGATCTATACGAAATAAAACGCTTTTTTTTCAACGGTCGTCTGGCCCTTTTGCTAGGCTGTTGACTATCTTTATTTACAGCCCATTACTTAGAGGAATAATCATGAAAAAAGGCTTAATGATAATCAGCGCTGCGCTGATGGTTGTCGGTTTGGCAGGGTGTGCCAGCGATTATGTCATTTCCACCAAAGACGGCAGTATGATCCTGACCGATGGCAAACCTAAGCTGGATAAATCTACCGGCCTGCTGAGCTACACCGATGATCAAGGCAATGAGCGTCAGATCAACAACGATAACGTGAGTCAGGTGATGAAACGCTAATTAACATGAATTGCCAGCGGCCCTTTCCGCTGGCCTTTTAGGCGCTCTTGCCATTTTCTGCCTATCTCCGCTGCCGCACTTCCCCCACTCGCACCGCTTGTATATAGTCAGTTAACACCCGTTTTGTGAAGATAAGTCAGTTGAGGCGCTTTTATCGGCCTGACATTCTCAGAGAGTAAGGAAGACCGGCAATGCAATATCACCGTATACCCCATAGTTCTTTAGAAGTGAGTCTACTGGGACTCGGCACCATGACCTTTGGTGAACAAAACAGCGAAGCCGATGCCCACCAACAACTGGATTACGCCGTGGCGGCGGGTATCAACTTTATTGATACTGCAGAAATGTACCCCGTGCCACCGCGCCCTGAAACTCAGGGGCTGACCGAGTCTTATATTGGTAGCTGGCTGAAAGCGCGCGGCAATCGCGAGAAAATCATTCTCGCCAGCAAAGTGTCCGGGCCTTCACGCAATAACGATAACGCCATTCGCCCGGCACAGATGCTGGATCGCAAGAACATCCGCGCCGCAGTGGACGCCAGCCTGCAACGTTTGAACACCGACTATATCGATTTGTATCAGGTGCACTGGCCGCAGCGCCCAGCGAACTTCTTCGGCAAACTGGGTTATCAGTACAGTGAAGACAGCACTCCTGTCACTATTTTGGAAACGTTAGAAGCGTTAAACGAGCAGGTTCGTGCCGGGAAAATCCGCTATATCGGCGTCTCCAATGAAACACCTTGGGGCGTGATGCGCTATCTGCAATTGGCCGAAAAGCACGACCTGCCGCGCATTGTGTCGATTCAAAACCCGTACAGCCTGCTGAATCGCAGCTTTGAGATTGGTCTGGCGGAAATCAGCCAGCACGAAGGCGTTGAGCTGCTGGCCTATTCCAGCCTGGCGTTCGGCACTCTGAGCGGCAAGTATCTCAACGGCGCTAAGCCTGCCAACGCGCGTAACACGCTGTTTAGCCGCTTTACTCGCTACTCTTCGCCGCAGTCTGAACTGGCGATTGCCGAATACGTCGCGCTGGCTAAGAAGCACAATCTCGACCCGTCACAAATGGCGCTGGCCTTTGTTCGCCAACAGCCATTCGTTGCCAGCACCCTGATTGGCGCCACCACGCTGGAACAGCTGAAGACCAACATCGACAGCCAGAACCTGACGCTGGACCAAGAAGTGCTGAACTCGCTGGAAGAGATCCACAAACGCTTCACCATTCCTGCACCTTAAGTCTGAACGATGGGCACAAAAAAGGGCGCCGAGGCGCCCTTTTCTTTTATCTGTGACTCATTATGGCGCGCGGCGCTTTTGCGCAATCTGCCACGCCCAGAGCGCGATAATCGCCAGAGCAAAGACGACGCCGAAGCCGACACCAATGGCGAGAACCGGCGCACCGGCCATCACCGCCAGCGAATACAGCCCGAGCATCAGCAGCATCGCGGTATTCTCACCGAGATTCTGCACCGCAATCGCGTTACCTGCGCCGACAGACGCCTTGCCGAGATGCTGCAATAAGGCATTCAGCGGCACCACGAAGAAGCCGCCCAATATCCCCACCAGCACCAACAGAATATACGCATTCAGCATCTTGGTTTGCAGCGTGAACACCACCACCGCCACGCCGATAGCGATACCCGCAGGCAGACAGCGTTTCACCGTTTTTAGCGTGATGAGCTTGGCCGCCGCACCGGCACCGAACACAATACCAATCGCCACCATGGCGTTAAGCAGGGTCGGGGTTTTGTTATCCGTAATGCCTAGCGCCACCGGCACCCACAGCACCAGCAGGAAGCGCAGCGTCACGCCCGCGCCCCAGAACAGGCTGGTGCCGACTAATGAGAAGCGCGTTTCAGCATCTTTCCACAGGATACGGCAGGCGCGGAAGAAGGTGCCGGTCATCGCCGATAAGCGCCATGACTGGCCCGGACGCGCGGCGGCCAGCTTTGGAATGAACCAGTTAGCCACCACGGCTAAGCCGTAAGTCAGCACACAAACGCCCAAGGCGGCCAGCACGTTCCAGTCGGCCAATGCCCCACCGGCCACGGAACCCAGTAGGATAGCGGCGATGGTCGAACCTTCCATCAGGCCGTTAGCTTTTACCAACTGCTCGCCTTCGGTGATTTCGCCCAAAATGCCGTATTTGGCTGGCGAGTAAGCCGCCGCGCCAATGCCCACCAGAGTGTAACCCAAGAAGGGATTTAGCCCGACGCAGATCACCGCCGCCCCCGCCAATTTGAGGATATTGGCGAACATCATCACCCGGCCTTTGGCAAAACTGTCGGCGAACTGGCCGACAAAAGGCGCGAGAATGATGTAAGTGGCGACGAAAGCCATTTGCAGAATAGGCTGGCTCCAGTCGGGGTAAAGCTGTTGTTTAATCAACGCCAACGCGGCAAACAGCAGCGCGTTATCGCCAAAGGCTGACAAAAACTGGGCGACAATTACCGCGACCATACTGCGCGACATCAGCGGAGATTTGGCGGCTAAAGGCTGATTCATTCTTGGGGCTCCGGTTTTTCTGCCATCTCTCGCAGAGTGACAAAATCTGGTTTACCGCTGCCAAGCAGCGGTAAGGCTTTCACCACGCGAATATCGCGCGGCACGGTAAGTTCCGGCAGCCCAAGTTCGCGGGCGGCTTTGGATAAGGCGTCACGACGTAATTCTGCATCCGTTGTGAACAGCACCAGCGCCTCGCCCTTACTGCTATCGGTGCGCGAGGTCGCCGCATGCTGCCCATCAGGTGACGCCTTCAGCGCCAACTGCTCCACACTTTCCAAAGAGACCATTTCACCGGCCAACTTGGCAAAACGCTTAACGCGGCCCTTGATGGTGCAGAAGCCCTGCTCATCTAAGGTGACAATATCGCCGGTGTCATACCAGCCGGGCTGGATCTCGCCCTCGGCGTTCTCGGCCTGCGGTTTTTCCAACACGCCCGGATTTTCTACCCGCAGGTAGCCTTTCATGATATTTGGCCCGCGCAGCTGCAAGCGGCCGCCCTCTTCAATCCCCGGCACCTTGATCAGTCGCGACTCCATGCCCGGCAGAATACGGCCAACAGTTTTAATTTTGGTCGCCATCGGCACGTTAATCGACACCACCGGGGCACACTCGGTCACGCCATAGCCTTCAAGAATGCGAATGCCGAACTTGTCCTGCCAGATTTGCTTGGTGCCTTCAGACAGCTTCTCAGCCCCCGCTACCACATAGCGCAGGCGCGCAAAGTCATAAGGATGAGCGAAACGGGCATAGTTACCGAGGAAGGTGGAGGTGCCGAACAGCACGGTGCAGTTCTGGTCATAAACCAGCTCCGGCACGATGCGATAATGCAACGGACTTGGGTAGAGGAACACGCGTGCGCCGGTCATCAGCGGCGTTAACAGGCCGACGGTCAGGCCAAAGGCGTGGAACAGCGGCAGTGACGACATAAAACGGTCACGCGGCGTGAAGTCTGCAATGGTGCGGATCTGCTCGACGTTGGCCAGCAGACTGGCGTGGGAGTGCACCACGCCTTTCGGATTGCCCTCGGAGCCGGAGGTGAACAGCACCAGCGCGGCGTCGTCGGGTTTCTGCGGCAGCATGGCCCGGCTTGGGAAAATCAGGTGGAATAAAATCCACAGTTTGTCTTCTTTGGTGACGGTATCTTTTAAGTCTTCGAGATAGACCCATTTCGCCTCAGGCACGTTCTCCGGCAAATGAGTCAACTTGCCCTTTTCCAAAAACTGGCGCGAGGTGATGATGGTTTCAATGTTTGCCGCTTTCATAGCGCTTTTGATGCCCTTCGCGCCAGAGGTGTAGTTGAGCAAAGCAGGAATACGGTTGCGCATCGAGGCGCCGAACAGCGCGGCGGCCATAATGGTCGCGTTGGGCAGAAGCATCCCAACGTGCTCGCCCTCGCGGGTAAAGCGTTGCAGGATGCGGCTTACGCCAAGGGATTTCTTCAGCAACCCCTGATAGCTATCTTCTTTAAACGCGATATCAGCAATGCAGGGTTTTCGGCGGCCGTAGCGAGTTTGAGCTGAAAGCAGCGCCTGATAGAGCGTTTGCGGCTCGCGGGTCGTCATCCGCGCGTCCATCATAATGTCGTGCAGCTTTTGCCCGGCCAGTACGCGGCGGTCGCGGGCGCGCGGGGCTTCAGGCATAGACACCTGCTGCGGCGGTAAAACGTTGATAGTGATTTTTGGGAACCAGCGGATTTTAAAGCTGCCGAACAGGCGGCCAAACGGCGTGTACTCCGCGCCATCAATGCGCACCGGCAGCACCGTGGCCTGCGACTTCGCCGCCACAAAGGCCGCGCCGTCATAAATTTTCATCAATGAGCCGGTCACCGTAATGCGCCCCTCGGGGAATACCACCACCGGGCGACCTTTCTCCACTTCCCGCACCAGCCGTTTGATTGCCATCGGCTTGGTCGGGTCCAGCGGCACGAAGTCCACATACTGCTTCAACCACTGCATATACCAGCTGTCGGTAATATCCGAATAGACCGCAAACACCGGCTTAACAGGCAGAAACAGCACCAGCAGCACGCCATCGATAAATGACACATGGTTTGGCGTTATCAGCAGCTTAGGGTAATTGAAATTGGGGTGAGCCGGGGTCACCGACACGCGAAACGCCAGGCGGAATACGATACGGAAAAGAGCGAAAAGAAATCGATACATCAGTGCCATCTCCTTATGAGCCATCCCTGAGTCTAAGAAAAAAAAGGTTATAGAAACAGCATACTATAGGAGACGGAGATTTGACGAAGGTAGGGAAGAAGTTTAAGACTTTGCGAGGTGTGCCCATATTACAACCGAATTTTGGCAAAAAAAAACCTACGCATCCGCGTAGGTTGGTGCAAATTTAATCGGTATCAACATACAGTGTACGCTGATGATTCACCAATCAATACCTCTGGGACGTTCAATTTATCCGCTTTGGCCGATCAACAGCCAGCAGCCAATCGCAACATAATCACGCAAAGTGTAACCAGTGGTGAAAAACTGCCTGAGTTTAGCCATTCATGAAACATCAGGCAGTTACCTCATTTTTTGAACATTTATCTCACCATTTCGGTGCAGAAATCCGTCATTTCGACCTCACTTATGCCGCGCTACTTCCACCAGACAGCTCATGGCGTTTGGCCCCTGTGTCAGCCGCGAGGTGCCGATGTCTAAGGTCAGCACGTTGGGATTCCCCGCCTGCTCGGTTTCTTGCCACGGGCCGCCAAATCCCGGATCGAACCAGGCTCCGGTCGCCATCAGCACCACGCCGCGCGCAATACCTTCATTCAGCTCCACGCCCGCCAGACAGCTGCCCCGCGCGTTGAAAACTTTGACCTGATAACCCTTTTTCAACTGCCTCGCGGCGGCATCGGCGGGGTGCATCAGCAGCGTCTCTTTGCCTGCAGTCTTGTTGCTCTGCGCCAGAGGGGATTGATCCATCTGGCTGTGCAGACGATCTTTAGGCTGAATGGAAATCAGGTGCAGCGGCCAGGTTTTTGCCGTCTCCGACCCCAGCCATTCCACCGGCGGCCGCCATTCAGGATGGCCAGCGAAGTCGTCATAGCCATAACCGGCGATTTTCTCGGAGAAGAGCTCAATCTTGCCACTTTGCGTCGCCAGCGGGTTGGCGCGCGGGCTTTTGCGAAATTCTTCGAAAAACACATAATCCTGCTGCGGCATGGGCAGTTCGACCGAGCCGCGCTGCCAGAAAGTGTCGAAATCCGGCCATTGCGCTCCCGTCCCCTGCTGCGCCGCGCCGCACTGCTGGTAAATCTGCCTCAGCCAAGCATTCTCATCGCGCCCCAATGTAAATTGCTCGCGATAGCCCAAGCGTTCAGCCAAATCGGCGAAAATGTCGATGTCATTGCGCGCCTGATGCCGTGGCGCAATCGCCTGATGCATCGCCAGCACGTAGCGATCGCGCGAAGAGCCGCCAATGTCATTACGCTCAAGGGAAGTGGTGGCGGGAAGGACAATATCGGCCATGCGCGCCGCCGCGGTCCAGACGTTGTCCTGCACGATAATGGTATCCGGCCGCTGCCAGCCTTCTACCAGCCGATTCAGCTGCTGGTGATGGTGAAAGGGATTGCCGCCCGCCCAGTGCACCAGATGGATGTCGGGATAATGAGAGGTTTTGCCTTGAAACTCATAAGGCTGGCCCGGATTAAGCAACATGTCGCTGATGCGTGCCACGGGAATAGATAAGCCCGAGGGGTTCGGTCCGGTGCTGACGGCAGGCCCCGGCGTGTCGAAACGCGGGTTGCCGACGCCGTTCATTGAGCCGTGACCAAAGGAGAAACCGCCGCCCGGTAGCCCAACCTGTCCGAGCATCGCCGACAGGGCAATCATCATCCAATAAGGCTGCTCGCCGCGATGGGCGCGCTGCACCGAGTAGGCACAGGTAATGAAACTGCGCACGCCAATCAGCTGTTGCGCCAGTTTGGCGATGCATGCAGCGGGGATGCCAGTGATCTGGCTGGCCCACTCCGGCGTCTTCTCCACGCCGTCGCTTTTACCCTGTAAATAAGCCTCCAGCTGGGGATAGCCCACGCAGTGCGAGGCGAGGAAGGCATCATCCTGCGCGCCAAGCCTTTGAATTTCAAAAGCCAGCGCCATCATCAGCGCGGCGTCGGTGTTGGGCCGAATCGGGATCCACTCGGCGTTGGCAAACTCTGGGCAGTCATCGCGCATCGGGCTAATGTTGACGATCGGCGTGCCCTTTTTCGCCAGCTGCTCCAGCGCCGGTTTGAGAGTGTGCGCCACCGCCCCGCCCGACGCCACTTGGGCATTTTTCAGCGCTAAGCCGCCAAATGCCAGCAAGATCTCGGCATTATCCACCACGCTCGGCCAAGTCGTCACCCGGCCAGTAAGCGGCGTGAAGGTGCCGATAATGTAAGGCAGGAAGAATTGCGCCGTCCCCCAGCTGTAGTTCCCCTCCTGATCCACCCCGCCGCCGCCGGTAAAGTAGAAACGCCGCACCAGCGAACGCGCGTGGTGCAAACGCCCCGCCGACGACCAGCCGTAGGAGCCAGTGAAGATCCCCGCCGCGCCATATTTTTCCCGCACCCGGCGGTTCTCTTCCGCCACCAGATCCAGCGCCAGATCCCAATCCACTTCGACAAAGTCCTCCTTGCCCCGCAGCGCCCGGTTGCTGTGCTCACGCTTTTGCAGCCAAGAGCGCCGCACCGCCGGTTTGCGAATGCGTTTGTCGGAATAGACCAGAGGGATGATGGAGTCCAGCATTGGCGAGGGATCGCTGTCTGCGATGTGGGGTTCACAGCGGATCAGGCGTCCATCTTCAACAACGGCGGTGTAAGCCCCCCAGTGGGCCAACTGTGGGAATCGGCGAATAGTCATTAAGGGTTTCTGTCTCGGGAGTAGGAGTTTCAGGGGAAACATGCACTAGTTTGGCGTTCAGTTCAACGCCGAGAACTTTTTTGGGCGGCTGCCCAAGCCCGCCTTAAGGTCAAGACCGTGGGCTCGCCGCCCACGGTCTTGACCTTGAAGTTGAATTTGCCCCGTCAACCTTTGACCCAGATCACATGCTTACCATCCCATGGCCTTGCGGCCCGAGTCATTTTCCGTAAAACTGATAGTGTAAGCGTTTACCCTCACACAAATTTTGGACGTGTAATGGCTACCATCAAAGATGTTGCAAGACTGGCGGGTGTTTCCGTCGCCACGGTTTCTCGCGTAATAAATCATTCGCCAAAGGCGAGTGACAGCTCGCGGGAGGCGGTGCTTAGCGCCATGCAACATTTGCAATATCATCCGAATGCCAATGCACGCGCCCTCGCACAGCAGTCTACGGAAACCCTTGGTCTGATCGTGGCCGATGTTTCTGACCCCTTCTTTGGCGCGATGGTGAAAGCCGTCGAGCAGGTGGCTTACGCCACCGGCAACTTCCTGCTGATTGGTAACGGTTACCATAATGTGGATAAAGAGCGTCAGGCGATTGAGCAACTGATTCGCCATCGCTGCGCGGCATTGGTGGTTCACGCCAAGATGCTGCCGGACGACGAGCTGCAAAGCTTAATGAAACAGATCCCCGGCATGGTGCTGATTAACCGAACCCTGGCAGGTTTCGAGCAGCGCTGCGTGGCGCTGGACGACCGCTACGGGGCATGGCTGGCGACCCGCCATCTGATTCAAAGCGGCCATCAGCGGATTGCGATTTTATGCTCCAACCACGGAATTTCGGACGCCAGCGATCGCCTACAGGGCTATCTGGACGCGCTGCAAGAACACAATATTCCGGTGGACGACAAACTGATTGCCTACGCCGAGCCGGACGAGATTGGCGGCGAGCAGGCGATGGCGGACTTACTGGGGCTGGGGCGCAGCTTCACGGCGGTGACTTGCTACAATGACTCGATGGCGGCAGGGGCGCTGTCGGTGCTGAGCGACAACAGCATTGATGTGCCGACCGATATTTCACTGGTCGGTTTCGACGATGTACTGATTTCCCGCTACCTGCGCCCGCGTTTAACCACGGTGAGATATCCGGTAGTGGCGATGGCCAATCAGGCGGCGCAGCTGGCATTAGCCTTAGCGAACAACCAGCCGCTGCCGGAAACCACCCACATGTTTAGCCCGACGCTGGTGCGCCGTCATTCCGTCACCAGCCCGGCGAGCTAAGCCTTAAATCAGCTCCAGCGCCAGCAATTCCTCAATGGTTTGGCGGCGGCGGATCAGGCGCGGTACGCCATTTTCAAACAACACTTCTGGTAACAGCGGGCGGCTGTTGTAGTTGGAAGACATGGACGCGCCGTAAGCGCCAGTGTCGTGGAACACCAAATAATCGCCAATTTCCACCTGTGGCAGCGCGAAGGTTTCTACCCCGCCCCCCGCCTGCTGGGTGAACACGTCGCCGGATTCACACAGCGGACCGGCGATCACTGAGTCAATCAGTGGCGCATTGCTGATGTCGCGGCCATCGGCGGGCAGCAGGGAAATATGGTGGTAGCTGCCGTACATCGCCGGGCGCATTAAATCGTTGAAACCGGCATCGCACAGCACGAAGTGGCGGCTGCCCATATTTTTGGCGGCACGCACCTGCGCCACCAGCACGCCGGATTCGGCCACCAGGAAGCGGCCCGGCTCAATTTCCAGATGAACGGCATGGCCCAGATGTGCAGCAATCTGCTCGCGGGCGCGGTTCCATAAGCCGTAATAATGCTCGGTATTGATGGCTTCTTCGCCGAAACGGTAAGGAATCGACAGGCCGCCACCGGCAGAAATGGCGTCAATATCATGCCCGGTTTCAATCACCTGACGCACCATGGCGTCGCACACTTGCTCCAGATGGCCGTAGTCCACGCCGGAGCCGATGTGCATATGAATGCCCACCAGCTTCAGGTCATAACGTTGAATCTCCGCCAGCGCCTGCGGCAAATCGCCGAACCAGATACCGTGTTTACTGTTCTCGCCGCCGGTGTTGGTTTTCTGGCTGTGGCCGTGACCAAAGCCCGGGTTAACGCGCAGCCAAACCGGGTGCCCGGCTTTCTGGCGGCCAATCTGCCCCAACATATCAATAGAACCGGCGTTAACCGGAATATCCAGCTCGGTGACGCGGTCTAGCGTCGGCTGGTCCAGCACGTCGGCGGTAAAGACAATTTCGCTGGCTTCGCGGCCCGGCTTAAAACCGGCCAGCAGCGCACGCTCGATTTCCCCCAGAGAAACTGAGTCAACTTTCACGCCCTGCTCGCGCATCAGGCGCAGAATATGGATATTGGAGCACGCCTTCTGAGCAAAACGGATCACGTCGAACTGGCGCAGCTGGCTGATACGCTGAGTGATGATCTCGGCATCATAAGCCCATACCGGGCAGCCAAATTGTTGGGTCAGTGCCAGTAAATTAGCGGCGTTCAGAGCAGTAGAAGTGTCGTTTAAGGCGCGTGGCATACAAGATCCTGAAGTCTGAAGAAGCGAAAGTTAACCTGAGTATCCCGCACTCGGCGACTGCTTAAAAATATCTATTTCGCACCATTCTATTCATTTATGATATGGATATTCCTCTCCCACGGAGAAGCCAATGCCCGCCATTTCCCTGCGCCATATCGAAATTTTCCACGCCGTGATGACCACCGGCAATTTGACCGAGGCCGCCGCGCTGCTCAACACCTCGCAGCCCACGGTGAGCCGGGAATTGGCGCGCTGCGAGAAGCTGCTCAATCTCCAACTTTTCGAACGGTTGCGCGGCCGCCTCTACCCGACGGTGCAGGGGCTGCGGCTGTTTGAGGAGGTTCAGCGTTCCTATTACGGGCTGGATCGTATCGTCAGCGCGGCGGAGGGCATTCGCCAGTTCGAGCAGGCGCAGCTCTCCATTGCCTGCCTGCCGGTGTTCAGCCAGTCGCTGCTGCCCGCCGTGTGTAAGCCTTTTCTGGATCGCTACCCTGACGTCAGTTTCAACATCGTGCCGCAGGAGTCGCCGCTGCTGGAAGAATGGCTTTCTGCGCAGCGCCACGACCTTGGGTTGACGGAGAATACCCATACGCCCGCGGGCACCGAGCGCCAGCCTTTGCTGACCTTAAACGAAGTGTGCGTGCTGCCCGCCGACCACCCGCTGGCGGCGAAAAAGCGACTGACGCCGCAGGATTTCGCCGGGCAGAACTTCATCAGCCTGTCGGCGACTGACAGCTACCGCCAGCTGCTGGACGCGCTGTTTGGCGAGCATCAGGTGGCGCGCCGTCTGGTGCTGGAAACCCACAGCGCCGCCTCGGTGTGCAGCATGGTGCGCGAAGGGGTTGGGGTATCGATAGTCAACCCACTCACCGCGCTGGACTATGTGGAGCGCGGCAACAGCGGCATGGTGATCAGAGCGTTCAGCCTGCCGGTGCCCTTCACCGTCAGCCTGATCCGTCCGCTGCACCGCCCCGCCTCGGCGCTGGTTTCAACCTTTATCGAGCACTGTCATCAGCAGGCCCTGCGTTTTCCTCAGCGTTTACAGGCGGTAATGGCGCATGAATAAGGCGCAACCTTGACTTGTAAATGATAATCATTATCCATAACATGCTGGCAACTTGTGATTTACCCGGTTATGGGATGATGAGGATCGTCATGAAAAAGTTACTGTTTTTAGCCACCTTGCTGCTGGTCGCCTGCGCCCAGCACCCGGCGTCGCCCAATTTGGCCTCCAGCAGCATTAAAGACCTGCATACCGGGGAAACCCTCACGCCGCAGCAGCTGTTGGCGCGACTGGCGAAACACCCACGGGTGATTGTCGGCGAGAAGCACGACAACCCGGCGCATCACCAGATTGAAGCCTGGCTGGTGGAAAACCTGCCCGACCAGCGCCCGCAGGGCAGCGTGCTGATGGAGATGCTAACGCCGAGCCAGCAACCCGCCGTCGAGAGCACCAAGCGGCTGTTGCAAACCCAGCCGGACCTGTCGGCGACGAAGGTAGCGGAACTGCTTAAATGGCAGAAAGGCTGGGATTGGTCGATGTACGGCCAAGTGGTAATGCCAGCAATCAAAGCCCCTTATCCGCTGCTGGCGGCGAATCTGGATCGCAGCGAAATCATGGCTTTCTACCAGAAACCGGCCTTCCCGGCGGGAGCCAACAGTGCGGATCCTAAAGTTAGAGAGGCCATCGCCGACACCATTCGCGTTTCGCATCAGCAGAATATCGAGCCGCAGCAGCTTCACGCCATGTTGGCAATCCAGCAACAGCGCGACCGCCGCATGGCTGAACGGCTGCTAGCCGCGCCAACGCCGGCTTTGCTGATCGTCGGTGGCTATCATGCCAAACGTAATGTCGGGGTGCCGGTGCATCTTCGCGATTTACAGCCTAAGGCGCAGGTGACGGTAGTCATGCTGGCGGAACAGGGGGCGGAAGTGGATAACCAGCAGGCGGATTATGTGTGGATAACCCCGGCGGCGGGTAAAAAGCAATAATAATAAGAAGAAAGAAGCCGCCCCCGGCCAGAGCCAGAGGGCGGTGAATGTCTTAAGCCAGCGCTTTTTCAGCTTTCTTCGCCGCGCGGCGGAAAGTGATAATACAGAGCACAAAGCCAACCAGCCCCAACGACCCGGCCGCCAGCGGAACCGCCGTCAGACCCAGGCCACGAGCGATAACCGCGCCGCCTACCCAGGCCCCCAAGGCATTACCGACGTTAAAGGCGGCGATGTTGAGAGTCGACACCAGATTCGGCGCATTCTTGCCATAAGTCACCACGTTAATTTGCAGCGCAGGCACGGCGGCAAAGCTGACCATCGCCCAGAAGAACAGCGTCACTTCCGCCGCCAGCAGGTTCACGCTGGTCCAGCTAAACAGTGCCGAGAAGATGGCAATCAGCAAGAAGATCAGGGTCAGCGTAGCGCCTAAACGCCAGTCAGCCAGACGTCCGCCAAGCACGTTACCGATAGTCAGCCCCAGGCCGATCAGCAGCAGAGTCCAGCTCACGCCGTGCTCGGACACGCCGGTGATTTCCGTCAGCATCGGCGCAATATAGGTGAACAGGGCAAACATCGCGGCGGAGAAGAACACGGTGATCGACAGCGACAGCCACAGGCCCAAACCACGCAGCGCGCCCATCTCTTTGCGCAGGTCCGTCGGCTCTTCGTCTTTGGTGTCCGGCAGTTTTTTATAGAGTGCAAACAGCGATGCCACGCCGATAATTGCCACCGCCCAGAAGGTAGAACGCCAG
This window contains:
- the galR gene encoding HTH-type transcriptional regulator GalR, translating into MATIKDVARLAGVSVATVSRVINHSPKASDSSREAVLSAMQHLQYHPNANARALAQQSTETLGLIVADVSDPFFGAMVKAVEQVAYATGNFLLIGNGYHNVDKERQAIEQLIRHRCAALVVHAKMLPDDELQSLMKQIPGMVLINRTLAGFEQRCVALDDRYGAWLATRHLIQSGHQRIAILCSNHGISDASDRLQGYLDALQEHNIPVDDKLIAYAEPDEIGGEQAMADLLGLGRSFTAVTCYNDSMAAGALSVLSDNSIDVPTDISLVGFDDVLISRYLRPRLTTVRYPVVAMANQAAQLALALANNQPLPETTHMFSPTLVRRHSVTSPAS
- a CDS encoding LysR family transcriptional regulator, with the protein product MPAISLRHIEIFHAVMTTGNLTEAAALLNTSQPTVSRELARCEKLLNLQLFERLRGRLYPTVQGLRLFEEVQRSYYGLDRIVSAAEGIRQFEQAQLSIACLPVFSQSLLPAVCKPFLDRYPDVSFNIVPQESPLLEEWLSAQRHDLGLTENTHTPAGTERQPLLTLNEVCVLPADHPLAAKKRLTPQDFAGQNFISLSATDSYRQLLDALFGEHQVARRLVLETHSAASVCSMVREGVGVSIVNPLTALDYVERGNSGMVIRAFSLPVPFTVSLIRPLHRPASALVSTFIEHCHQQALRFPQRLQAVMAHE
- a CDS encoding molybdopterin guanine dinucleotide-containing S/N-oxide reductase, whose protein sequence is MTIRRFPQLAHWGAYTAVVEDGRLIRCEPHIADSDPSPMLDSIIPLVYSDKRIRKPAVRRSWLQKREHSNRALRGKEDFVEVDWDLALDLVAEENRRVREKYGAAGIFTGSYGWSSAGRLHHARSLVRRFYFTGGGGVDQEGNYSWGTAQFFLPYIIGTFTPLTGRVTTWPSVVDNAEILLAFGGLALKNAQVASGGAVAHTLKPALEQLAKKGTPIVNISPMRDDCPEFANAEWIPIRPNTDAALMMALAFEIQRLGAQDDAFLASHCVGYPQLEAYLQGKSDGVEKTPEWASQITGIPAACIAKLAQQLIGVRSFITCAYSVQRAHRGEQPYWMMIALSAMLGQVGLPGGGFSFGHGSMNGVGNPRFDTPGPAVSTGPNPSGLSIPVARISDMLLNPGQPYEFQGKTSHYPDIHLVHWAGGNPFHHHQQLNRLVEGWQRPDTIIVQDNVWTAAARMADIVLPATTSLERNDIGGSSRDRYVLAMHQAIAPRHQARNDIDIFADLAERLGYREQFTLGRDENAWLRQIYQQCGAAQQGTGAQWPDFDTFWQRGSVELPMPQQDYVFFEEFRKSPRANPLATQSGKIELFSEKIAGYGYDDFAGHPEWRPPVEWLGSETAKTWPLHLISIQPKDRLHSQMDQSPLAQSNKTAGKETLLMHPADAAARQLKKGYQVKVFNARGSCLAGVELNEGIARGVVLMATGAWFDPGFGGPWQETEQAGNPNVLTLDIGTSRLTQGPNAMSCLVEVARHK
- a CDS encoding ChaN family lipoprotein, with translation MKKLLFLATLLLVACAQHPASPNLASSSIKDLHTGETLTPQQLLARLAKHPRVIVGEKHDNPAHHQIEAWLVENLPDQRPQGSVLMEMLTPSQQPAVESTKRLLQTQPDLSATKVAELLKWQKGWDWSMYGQVVMPAIKAPYPLLAANLDRSEIMAFYQKPAFPAGANSADPKVREAIADTIRVSHQQNIEPQQLHAMLAIQQQRDRRMAERLLAAPTPALLIVGGYHAKRNVGVPVHLRDLQPKAQVTVVMLAEQGAEVDNQQADYVWITPAAGKKQ
- the lysA gene encoding diaminopimelate decarboxylase — translated: MPRALNDTSTALNAANLLALTQQFGCPVWAYDAEIITQRISQLRQFDVIRFAQKACSNIHILRLMREQGVKVDSVSLGEIERALLAGFKPGREASEIVFTADVLDQPTLDRVTELDIPVNAGSIDMLGQIGRQKAGHPVWLRVNPGFGHGHSQKTNTGGENSKHGIWFGDLPQALAEIQRYDLKLVGIHMHIGSGVDYGHLEQVCDAMVRQVIETGHDIDAISAGGGLSIPYRFGEEAINTEHYYGLWNRAREQIAAHLGHAVHLEIEPGRFLVAESGVLVAQVRAAKNMGSRHFVLCDAGFNDLMRPAMYGSYHHISLLPADGRDISNAPLIDSVIAGPLCESGDVFTQQAGGGVETFALPQVEIGDYLVFHDTGAYGASMSSNYNSRPLLPEVLFENGVPRLIRRRQTIEELLALELI